Proteins encoded within one genomic window of Jiangella mangrovi:
- a CDS encoding ABC transporter ATP-binding protein produces MAAITTHELVKEYPGGVRAVDGLDLTIEDGEFFALLGPSGCGKTTLLRTIAGLETATAGGLSIGSRDVTALPPGERRVAMVFQDYALFPHMTVADNIAYPLRIQKVDKPSRLATAESVGEGLSLAGLMARRPAQLSGGQQQRVALARAVASKPEVFLFDEPLSNLDARLRLEARTFLKRLQRDLGVTTVFVTHDQAEALALADRMAIMRSGQIQQIGTPRDVFRRPANTFVAGFVGSTPMNLHAGVVRDGRVAVAGASLPLPPGLSVPDGSAVIWGGRPEYLRWSASPLPDAIAGTVTVVENLGASVLVTVEAGDDVLVQVVVDEDDEPAPGTAGWVSVRPERTLLFDAASEELLEPVAAAA; encoded by the coding sequence ATGGCGGCGATCACCACCCACGAGCTGGTCAAGGAGTACCCAGGCGGCGTCCGGGCGGTCGACGGCCTCGACCTCACCATCGAGGACGGCGAGTTCTTCGCACTGCTCGGCCCGTCGGGCTGCGGCAAGACGACGCTGCTGCGCACGATCGCCGGGCTGGAGACGGCGACGGCCGGCGGCTTGTCGATCGGGTCCCGGGACGTGACGGCGTTGCCGCCGGGTGAGCGGCGGGTCGCCATGGTGTTCCAGGACTATGCGCTGTTCCCGCACATGACGGTGGCCGACAACATCGCGTACCCGCTGAGGATCCAGAAGGTGGACAAGCCCTCGCGGCTGGCCACGGCCGAGTCCGTCGGTGAGGGGCTGTCGCTGGCCGGATTGATGGCCCGGCGGCCGGCCCAGCTGTCCGGCGGGCAGCAGCAGCGCGTGGCCCTGGCGCGCGCCGTCGCCAGCAAGCCCGAGGTGTTCCTGTTCGACGAGCCGCTGTCCAACCTCGACGCGCGGCTCAGGCTGGAGGCGCGGACGTTCCTCAAGCGGCTGCAGCGCGACCTCGGCGTCACGACGGTGTTCGTCACGCACGACCAGGCCGAGGCGCTGGCCTTGGCGGACCGGATGGCGATCATGCGGTCGGGCCAGATCCAGCAGATCGGCACGCCCCGCGACGTCTTCCGCCGGCCGGCGAACACGTTCGTGGCCGGGTTCGTGGGGTCGACGCCGATGAACCTGCACGCGGGTGTGGTGCGTGACGGGCGGGTGGCGGTGGCCGGGGCGTCGCTGCCGCTGCCGCCGGGGCTCTCCGTCCCTGACGGTTCTGCGGTGATCTGGGGCGGGCGGCCTGAGTACCTGCGCTGGTCGGCGTCTCCTCTGCCCGATGCGATCGCCGGCACCGTCACCGTCGTCGAGAACCTCGGCGCGTCCGTGCTGGTCACCGTCGAGGCCGGCGACGACGTCCTGGTGCAGGTCGTCGTCGACGAGGACGACGAACCCGCGCCGGGGACCGCGGGCTGGGTCTCTGTGCGGCCGGAGCGGACGCTGCTGTTCGACGCCGCGAGCGAGGAACTGCTGGAGCCGGTGGCGGCCGCGGCATGA
- a CDS encoding CehA/McbA family metallohydrolase, which yields MTVLLSRRLTPADRASSSYLSVPFEVPEGTSSVHVVLSVDGGSDGGGAVIDLGCAGAAGWRGWSGGARQRFTVTADAATPGYVPGPLEPGEWSVVLGLYRVPPGGVPVTVSVTLDDPSAPLDPEPVGPPVVPGPPRRVLPADAGLTWLACDFHAHTLHSDGSLPVAGLASLGAAAGLDVLAVTDHNTVSHHAVLPSVGSRYGITLLPGQEVTTERGHANAFGFIPWVDFREPASTWVSAVDAAGGLLSINHPLDGDCSWHQPLDEKPPLAEIFHHTWMAHEWTGPLAWWNAWGLSTVPIGGSDFHSVADGRPLARPVTWVAAASPSVPDVLAALRAGRTALSWGVGEPVLLRVDGELVALGADGLLLADVWGRRQVVRGDLARFPSADGPHRLETGTAAVVALTP from the coding sequence ATGACGGTGCTGCTGTCGCGCCGGCTGACCCCGGCCGACCGCGCGTCGTCGTCGTATCTCTCGGTGCCGTTCGAGGTGCCGGAGGGGACGTCGTCGGTGCACGTGGTGCTGTCGGTGGACGGCGGCTCGGACGGCGGTGGCGCGGTGATCGATCTGGGGTGTGCGGGCGCGGCCGGGTGGCGGGGCTGGTCGGGCGGGGCGCGGCAGCGGTTCACGGTGACGGCCGACGCTGCGACTCCGGGGTACGTGCCGGGGCCGCTGGAGCCGGGCGAGTGGTCGGTGGTGCTGGGGCTGTACCGGGTGCCGCCGGGCGGAGTGCCCGTGACGGTGTCGGTGACGCTGGACGACCCGTCGGCGCCGCTCGACCCGGAACCCGTCGGGCCGCCTGTTGTTCCTGGGCCGCCGCGTCGGGTGCTGCCCGCCGATGCCGGGCTGACCTGGCTGGCCTGCGACTTCCACGCCCACACGCTGCACTCCGACGGCTCGCTGCCCGTGGCCGGGCTGGCTTCGTTGGGGGCGGCGGCGGGGCTGGACGTGCTCGCCGTCACCGATCACAACACGGTGTCGCACCACGCTGTGCTGCCGTCGGTGGGTTCGCGATACGGGATCACGCTGCTGCCCGGCCAGGAGGTCACGACCGAGCGCGGCCACGCGAACGCCTTCGGCTTCATCCCGTGGGTCGACTTCCGCGAGCCGGCGTCCACGTGGGTGTCGGCGGTCGACGCGGCCGGTGGCCTGTTGTCGATCAACCACCCGCTGGACGGCGACTGTTCCTGGCATCAGCCGCTGGACGAGAAGCCGCCGCTGGCGGAGATCTTCCACCACACCTGGATGGCACACGAGTGGACCGGGCCGCTGGCCTGGTGGAACGCGTGGGGCCTGTCGACGGTCCCGATCGGCGGCTCGGACTTCCACTCGGTTGCCGACGGGCGCCCGCTGGCGCGGCCGGTGACCTGGGTCGCCGCCGCCTCGCCATCGGTGCCGGACGTGCTGGCGGCTCTGCGGGCGGGCCGGACGGCACTCTCCTGGGGCGTGGGCGAGCCAGTGTTGCTGCGGGTCGACGGCGAGCTGGTCGCCCTGGGCGCCGACGGCCTGCTGCTCGCGGACGTGTGGGGTCGCCGTCAGGTCGTGCGCGGCGACCTCGCCCGCTTCCCCTCCGCCGACGGCCCGCACCGCCTCGAGACCGGCACCGCCGCCGTCGTCGCCCTCACTCCCTGA
- a CDS encoding TetR family transcriptional regulator, whose product MTATTDSGVRQRTRRAILEAAASLWARDFSASLGDIADRAEVSRSTLHRYFPERQMLVDGLLLDSQTRLEAAWNAAVAVSGTAMEMIENIMSAIVDLADRILFLFSDPARFEGNPHWRSDEDEDMTRLIRAAQDDGELDPDIAPSFVTGVMYSLIYVTAESVASGALPRHKAAETAVRIFRHGLSPRG is encoded by the coding sequence GTGACGGCGACGACCGATTCCGGAGTGCGGCAGCGCACGCGGCGAGCCATCCTCGAAGCCGCCGCCTCGTTGTGGGCCCGCGACTTCTCCGCCTCCCTCGGCGACATCGCCGACCGCGCCGAGGTCAGCCGCAGCACGCTGCACCGCTACTTCCCGGAACGCCAGATGTTGGTGGACGGGCTGCTGCTCGACTCGCAGACCCGGCTCGAGGCGGCCTGGAATGCCGCGGTCGCGGTATCGGGGACCGCCATGGAGATGATCGAGAACATCATGAGCGCGATCGTCGACCTCGCCGATCGCATCCTCTTCCTCTTCAGCGACCCCGCCCGGTTCGAGGGCAACCCGCACTGGCGCTCCGACGAGGACGAGGACATGACCAGACTCATCCGCGCCGCCCAGGACGACGGCGAGCTCGACCCCGACATCGCGCCGTCGTTCGTGACCGGCGTCATGTACTCGCTGATCTACGTGACGGCCGAGTCGGTCGCGTCGGGGGCGCTGCCGCGCCACAAGGCCGCGGAGACCGCGGTGCGCATCTTCCGTCACGGTTTGTCTCCCCGAGGTTAG
- a CDS encoding ABC transporter ATP-binding protein, which yields MSAPYSPPAEDRPTPDLPTRDKVRLLWNYARPHKRILIVGLLLGLLGTAAELVTPLVTKQVLDGLEVDASLRGPVTLLAVLLVAGAVIGLVQAILLGTLAERIILAARTGMVRHLLRTKVTELGTRSAGEMVTRVTSDTMLIREATTSSIVNAVNGAVGLVGALVLMAYLDLVLLATTLGVIVLVGILAALLMPRLAKAQQEAQEEIGALGGRLEGVLRALRTVKAARAEARETRRISGHAERSAERSIRAVRIEAWAWTITGGGINLAIMLILGVGAYRVAAGDMTVTTLVAFLLYAFQLMMPVMLLTMSMTAIQSGLAAAARIGEIDAMLTEQDAPGATAAAAVPRGAATTTTTLELRDVRFRYSPESAPALDGVSLSIPRHGHTAIVGPSGAGKTTVFSLLLKFLQPQQGEILLDGRPFADWTLADLRSRIAYVEQDTPLVPGTLRENLGYANPGATDDDLWAALGTVRLADRVRGLERGLDTELSPTTMSGGERQRVALARALVRDAELLLLDEATAQLDGLSEAAVAEGIRRQAATGAVVTIAHRLSTVIDADQIVLLEAGRVRAVGTHEELLGADELYRELVAALRIATPDRAPDAVTTA from the coding sequence ATGAGCGCTCCATACAGCCCGCCTGCCGAGGACCGCCCCACCCCCGACCTCCCGACCAGGGACAAGGTCCGGCTGCTCTGGAACTACGCCCGCCCCCACAAGCGGATCCTCATCGTCGGCCTGCTGCTGGGGCTGCTCGGGACGGCGGCGGAGCTCGTCACGCCGCTCGTCACCAAGCAGGTCCTCGACGGGCTCGAGGTCGACGCCTCGCTCCGAGGACCGGTCACCCTCCTCGCCGTCCTGCTGGTCGCGGGCGCCGTCATCGGGCTGGTCCAGGCGATCCTGCTGGGCACGCTGGCCGAACGGATCATCCTGGCCGCCCGCACCGGCATGGTGCGGCACCTGCTGCGCACAAAGGTGACCGAACTCGGCACCCGCAGCGCCGGCGAGATGGTCACCCGGGTCACGTCCGACACCATGTTGATCCGCGAGGCGACCACGTCCAGCATCGTCAACGCGGTCAACGGCGCGGTGGGACTGGTCGGCGCGCTGGTGCTCATGGCGTACCTCGACCTCGTGCTGCTGGCCACCACCCTGGGCGTCATCGTGCTCGTCGGGATCCTCGCGGCCCTGCTCATGCCGCGGCTGGCCAAGGCGCAGCAGGAGGCGCAGGAGGAGATCGGCGCGCTCGGCGGCCGCCTCGAGGGCGTGCTGCGGGCACTGCGTACCGTCAAGGCGGCCCGGGCCGAGGCGCGCGAAACCCGCCGCATCAGCGGCCACGCCGAGCGCTCGGCCGAGCGGAGCATCCGCGCGGTCCGCATCGAGGCCTGGGCCTGGACCATCACCGGCGGCGGCATCAACCTCGCCATCATGCTCATCCTCGGCGTCGGCGCCTACCGGGTCGCGGCCGGCGACATGACGGTGACGACGCTCGTCGCGTTCCTGCTCTACGCCTTCCAGCTCATGATGCCGGTCATGCTGCTCACCATGAGCATGACGGCGATCCAGTCCGGTCTCGCCGCGGCCGCCCGCATCGGCGAGATCGACGCCATGCTGACCGAGCAGGACGCTCCGGGGGCGACGGCGGCAGCTGCGGTCCCGCGCGGGGCCGCGACCACGACGACCACGCTCGAGCTGCGCGACGTCCGGTTCCGCTACTCCCCCGAATCGGCACCCGCGCTCGACGGCGTCAGCCTCAGCATCCCGCGGCACGGGCACACGGCGATCGTCGGGCCGTCCGGCGCCGGGAAGACCACGGTCTTCTCGCTGCTGCTGAAGTTCCTGCAGCCGCAGCAGGGCGAGATCCTGCTCGACGGGCGGCCGTTCGCCGACTGGACGCTGGCCGATCTGCGCAGCCGCATCGCCTACGTCGAGCAGGACACCCCGCTGGTCCCCGGCACGCTGCGCGAGAACCTCGGCTACGCGAACCCAGGCGCCACCGACGACGACCTCTGGGCGGCGCTCGGCACCGTCCGCCTGGCCGACCGCGTCCGCGGCCTCGAGCGCGGCCTCGACACCGAGCTGTCGCCGACGACGATGTCCGGCGGCGAGCGGCAGCGGGTCGCGCTGGCCCGGGCGCTGGTCAGAGACGCCGAACTGCTGCTGCTCGACGAGGCCACGGCGCAACTCGACGGGCTGAGCGAGGCCGCCGTCGCCGAGGGCATCCGCCGCCAGGCCGCCACGGGCGCCGTCGTCACCATCGCGCACCGGCTGTCGACGGTCATCGACGCCGACCAGATCGTCCTGCTCGAGGCCGGTCGCGTTCGCGCCGTCGGCACGCACGAGGAGCTGCTCGGCGCCGACGAGCTCTACCGCGAGCTGGTCGCCGCCCTGCGCATCGCCACCCCGGACCGCGCCCCGGACGCCGTCACGACAGCCTGA
- a CDS encoding glycosyl hydrolase-related protein produces MTDGDPQIVLVPHTHWDREWYEPFQVFRLKLADVLDDVLARAEADPEFRFTLDGQFAAVDDYLELRPENRHRVAELVRQGRLAIGPWYILLDEFLCSGETIVRNLELGWQGAEALGGAMPVGYLPDMFGHTAQIPQILARAGIEHASLWRGAPGALNRHAFRWEAPDGSAVRVEYLFDGYGNALDLFAIPSRLDSAVAAYREETRGWYGDDPVLGMLGTDHSAPRPDLMDLVRGPGGSGLTVASLAEYVGRFRPDDPRLPVVVGELRSHARGNILPGVISIRVGLKQAMARAERVVGEAEALAAVFQPTTDYREAFLLAWRKIVESTAHDSVTGCGVDETADQVAARLAEAAQAGRAVRSAVLRSVAARVPADAHVVVNTVPWPRTVLAELDVAAASPAEAVTAVLPDGTALPVQELGRSERLLAEEKLPAADLEKVIRRIHGRELFGQQIESYTVTPGALDFEVARVPSTPEFDLAALRAELTAAAEAAPGEWVVRTVAQERRRVLVPVPLDASGQVTVRAAQSGRSGDAADVLDAVAVTERSLSSSLLSVEVADDGTLTVRGADGTTLTGVGRLVSGGDRGDSYNYGPPAADVLVDEPSSVAVSEVEGGPLRGVLRVVRRYDWPEALSADVDVRAASTVPVEVTTLVELRSGEPFVRLDVSFVNPARDHRVRLHVSLPEPVTDSAADGQFAVTVRGLSSEGGWGEYPLPTFPASSFVSAGPATVLLDHVTEYELAGDGAELALTLLRAVGWMSVNLHPLRDEPAGSEFPVPGAQYLGVPVRARLAVVPRRGGWGAAAAPRLAEEFRHDALVAPGSAPAGAELPPSSSGLGVSGPGVVASAIRTRGDETEVRLVAMSAAPTTATVTGAYVTCWRTDLLGLALEPLPVDGDSVDVELGPWEIATIRLS; encoded by the coding sequence ATGACGGACGGCGACCCCCAGATCGTCCTGGTGCCACACACGCACTGGGACCGCGAGTGGTACGAGCCGTTCCAGGTGTTCCGGCTGAAACTCGCCGACGTGCTCGACGACGTCCTCGCGCGCGCCGAGGCCGACCCCGAGTTCCGGTTCACCCTCGACGGCCAGTTCGCCGCCGTCGACGACTACCTCGAGCTGCGCCCCGAGAACCGGCACCGCGTCGCCGAGCTGGTCCGGCAGGGCCGGCTCGCCATCGGGCCCTGGTACATCCTGCTCGACGAGTTCCTCTGCTCCGGCGAGACGATCGTGCGCAACCTCGAGCTGGGGTGGCAGGGAGCCGAGGCGCTCGGCGGGGCGATGCCGGTGGGCTACCTGCCGGACATGTTCGGCCACACGGCGCAGATCCCGCAGATCCTGGCCCGCGCCGGCATCGAGCACGCGAGCCTCTGGCGCGGCGCGCCGGGCGCGCTGAACCGGCACGCGTTCCGCTGGGAGGCGCCCGACGGCAGCGCGGTGCGGGTCGAGTACCTGTTCGACGGCTACGGCAACGCACTGGACCTGTTCGCGATCCCGTCGCGACTGGACTCGGCGGTCGCGGCGTATCGCGAGGAGACGCGGGGGTGGTACGGCGACGACCCCGTCCTCGGCATGCTCGGCACCGACCACTCCGCGCCCCGGCCGGACCTCATGGACCTGGTCCGCGGGCCGGGCGGTTCGGGGCTGACGGTGGCGAGCCTGGCGGAGTACGTGGGCCGGTTCCGGCCCGACGACCCGCGGCTGCCGGTGGTGGTCGGCGAGCTGCGCAGCCACGCCCGCGGCAACATCCTGCCCGGCGTCATCTCGATCCGGGTCGGGCTCAAGCAGGCCATGGCCCGGGCCGAGCGCGTCGTCGGCGAGGCCGAGGCGCTGGCCGCGGTCTTCCAGCCCACCACCGACTACCGCGAGGCGTTCCTGCTGGCCTGGCGGAAGATCGTCGAGTCCACGGCGCACGACTCCGTCACCGGCTGCGGCGTCGACGAGACCGCCGACCAGGTCGCGGCGCGGCTGGCCGAGGCGGCGCAGGCCGGGCGGGCGGTCCGCTCGGCGGTGCTGCGGTCGGTCGCGGCCCGGGTGCCGGCCGACGCGCACGTCGTCGTCAACACCGTCCCCTGGCCGCGGACCGTGCTGGCCGAGCTGGACGTCGCCGCCGCGTCGCCCGCGGAGGCGGTGACGGCGGTGCTGCCCGACGGCACTGCGCTGCCGGTGCAGGAGCTGGGCCGGTCCGAGCGGCTGCTCGCCGAGGAGAAGCTGCCGGCCGCCGACCTCGAGAAGGTGATCCGGCGCATCCACGGCCGGGAGCTCTTCGGCCAGCAGATCGAGTCGTACACCGTCACGCCGGGTGCGCTGGACTTCGAGGTCGCGCGAGTGCCGTCGACGCCGGAGTTCGACCTCGCGGCGCTGCGGGCGGAGCTGACGGCGGCGGCCGAGGCGGCGCCGGGGGAGTGGGTCGTCCGCACCGTCGCACAGGAGCGGCGACGGGTCCTGGTGCCGGTCCCGCTGGACGCGTCCGGCCAGGTCACGGTGCGGGCGGCGCAGAGCGGGCGGTCCGGCGACGCCGCTGACGTGCTCGACGCGGTGGCGGTGACCGAGCGGTCGCTGTCGTCGTCGCTGCTGAGTGTCGAGGTGGCCGACGACGGGACGCTGACGGTACGCGGCGCCGACGGGACGACGCTGACCGGGGTCGGGCGGCTGGTGTCCGGCGGCGACCGCGGCGACAGCTACAACTACGGCCCGCCGGCGGCCGACGTGCTGGTCGACGAGCCGTCCTCGGTCGCCGTCTCCGAGGTCGAGGGCGGCCCGCTGCGCGGCGTGCTGCGCGTGGTCCGGCGCTACGACTGGCCGGAGGCGCTGTCGGCCGACGTCGACGTGCGCGCGGCGTCGACGGTGCCGGTCGAGGTGACGACGCTGGTCGAGCTGCGCTCCGGCGAGCCGTTCGTCCGGCTGGACGTCTCGTTCGTCAACCCCGCCCGCGACCACAGGGTCCGACTGCACGTGTCGCTGCCCGAGCCGGTCACCGACTCCGCGGCCGACGGGCAGTTCGCGGTGACGGTGCGCGGGCTGAGCTCCGAGGGAGGCTGGGGCGAGTACCCGCTGCCGACGTTCCCGGCGTCGTCGTTCGTGTCCGCCGGCCCGGCGACCGTCCTGCTCGACCACGTCACGGAGTACGAGCTGGCCGGCGACGGCGCCGAGCTCGCGCTGACGCTGCTGCGCGCCGTCGGCTGGATGAGCGTCAACCTGCACCCGCTGCGCGACGAGCCGGCCGGGTCGGAGTTCCCGGTGCCCGGCGCGCAGTACCTCGGCGTCCCTGTGCGCGCCCGGCTGGCGGTCGTGCCGCGGCGGGGCGGGTGGGGCGCGGCGGCCGCGCCCCGGCTCGCGGAGGAGTTCCGGCACGACGCGCTGGTGGCGCCGGGCTCGGCCCCCGCGGGAGCCGAGCTGCCGCCGTCGTCGTCGGGCCTGGGCGTGAGCGGTCCGGGGGTGGTCGCGTCGGCCATCCGCACCCGCGGCGACGAGACCGAGGTGCGGTTGGTCGCCATGTCCGCCGCGCCGACGACGGCGACCGTGACCGGCGCGTACGTGACCTGCTGGCGGACCGACCTGCTCGGGCTGGCGCTCGAGCCGCTCCCCGTCGACGGCGACAGCGTCGACGTGGAGCTGGGCCCGTGGGAGATCGCGACGATCAGGCTGTCGTGA
- a CDS encoding Gfo/Idh/MocA family oxidoreductase, with protein MTDRVALAVAGLGAVAQSVHLPLISRRWDLFDLVAVCDLSPSLRTAIGEQYGVPEERRYADAGRMVAESGAEGVVLLTSGSHGDVALQALRAGVSVFCEKPLTFTVAEADALAAAERELGRPGLLLAYMKEHDEAVWQLRSRLEGIDDVRAVEVSVLHPTGESQLAFANLRPAPTDISADDGGSVRARTEELLDAALGPGASPSLRELYAHVVLGSLVHDTSLLRALFGGLTVVDGARLWPAGTRPGADPGSVEVTGTLPGGARARMSWHYLPDYPAYTETLTVHHGRGSLTVTFGTPYVLNGATRLEVVEPAPAGTVAGGEVRSVFTSTGESFENELADFHRMVTTGEPPRAGIAEGRADILTSQRVIRLLADETLTGEAAHA; from the coding sequence GTGACCGACCGCGTCGCGCTGGCGGTCGCCGGCCTCGGCGCCGTCGCGCAGTCGGTCCACCTGCCGCTGATCTCGCGCCGCTGGGACCTCTTCGACCTCGTCGCCGTCTGCGACCTGTCACCGTCGCTGCGCACCGCCATCGGCGAGCAGTACGGGGTCCCCGAGGAGCGGCGCTACGCCGACGCCGGGCGCATGGTCGCCGAGAGCGGCGCCGAGGGCGTCGTCCTGCTGACGTCGGGCTCGCACGGCGACGTCGCGCTGCAGGCGCTGCGGGCCGGGGTCTCGGTCTTCTGCGAGAAGCCGCTGACCTTCACCGTCGCCGAGGCCGATGCCCTGGCCGCCGCGGAGCGCGAGCTGGGCCGCCCCGGCCTGCTGCTGGCCTACATGAAGGAGCACGACGAGGCCGTCTGGCAGCTGCGCTCGCGGCTCGAGGGTATCGACGACGTCCGTGCCGTCGAGGTGAGCGTGCTGCACCCGACCGGCGAGTCGCAGCTGGCGTTCGCGAACCTGCGGCCGGCGCCGACGGACATCTCCGCGGACGACGGCGGCAGCGTGCGGGCCCGCACGGAGGAGCTGCTGGACGCCGCCCTCGGGCCGGGGGCGTCGCCGTCGCTGCGCGAGCTGTACGCGCACGTCGTCCTGGGCAGCCTGGTGCACGACACCTCGCTGCTGCGGGCGCTGTTCGGCGGCCTGACGGTGGTCGACGGCGCCCGGCTCTGGCCCGCGGGGACCCGTCCGGGCGCGGACCCCGGATCGGTCGAGGTCACCGGCACGCTGCCCGGCGGCGCTCGCGCGCGGATGAGCTGGCACTACCTGCCGGACTACCCGGCGTACACCGAGACGCTGACGGTGCACCACGGCCGCGGCTCGCTGACGGTGACGTTCGGGACGCCGTACGTGCTGAACGGCGCGACCCGGCTCGAGGTCGTCGAGCCGGCGCCGGCCGGGACGGTGGCCGGCGGTGAGGTCCGCTCGGTGTTCACGTCCACCGGCGAGTCGTTCGAGAACGAGCTCGCCGACTTCCACCGCATGGTCACGACGGGCGAGCCGCCGCGCGCGGGCATCGCCGAGGGCCGTGCCGACATCCTGACCAGCCAGCGCGTCATCCGCCTGCTGGCCGACGAGACCCTCACCGGAGAGGCGGCGCACGCATGA
- a CDS encoding sugar phosphate isomerase/epimerase family protein translates to MKGIAGAPVSFGVFELTADQPLPEPEEILASLHDLGYDGVDLGPVGWLGRGDDIKRRLRDHDLVLVGGWVDLPFTDDDAFRAALPALDDALEIFTAAAELDPSRPPLPTLADSGSDLRRANPGGAAPGLSLDGAGWDRLAANVATAAGRVRAAGLEPTFHHHACTYVETPAEIDEFLARTDVGLTFDTGHLLIGGGDPLEGWRRWGGRINHLHLKDARTSVLADVVREKGGMRDVWERRAFVELGAGDLDLDGFMDAVFASAFDGWLVVEQDVVPSPSDPPERVVEDQRANREALRRWLP, encoded by the coding sequence ATGAAGGGGATAGCCGGCGCGCCGGTGAGCTTCGGTGTCTTCGAGCTGACGGCGGACCAGCCGCTCCCGGAGCCCGAGGAGATCCTCGCTTCCCTGCACGACCTGGGGTACGACGGCGTCGACCTCGGCCCCGTGGGCTGGCTGGGCCGCGGCGACGACATCAAGCGCCGGTTGCGCGACCACGACCTGGTGCTGGTGGGCGGCTGGGTGGACCTGCCGTTCACCGACGACGACGCGTTCCGGGCGGCGCTGCCCGCGCTGGACGACGCCCTCGAGATCTTCACCGCGGCGGCCGAGCTGGACCCGTCGCGACCGCCGCTGCCCACGCTGGCCGACTCCGGCAGCGACCTGCGCCGGGCCAACCCGGGCGGGGCCGCGCCGGGCCTGTCGCTGGACGGGGCCGGCTGGGACCGCCTGGCGGCGAACGTCGCGACCGCGGCCGGGCGCGTGCGCGCCGCCGGGCTCGAGCCCACGTTCCACCACCATGCCTGCACGTACGTCGAAACGCCCGCGGAGATCGACGAGTTCCTCGCCCGCACCGACGTCGGCCTCACCTTCGACACCGGCCACCTGCTCATCGGCGGCGGCGACCCGCTCGAGGGCTGGCGGCGCTGGGGCGGGCGGATCAACCACCTGCACCTCAAGGACGCCCGCACGTCCGTGCTGGCCGACGTGGTCCGCGAGAAGGGCGGCATGCGCGACGTCTGGGAGCGGCGCGCGTTCGTCGAGCTCGGCGCCGGCGACCTCGACCTCGACGGCTTCATGGACGCGGTCTTCGCGAGCGCCTTCGACGGCTGGCTCGTCGTCGAGCAGGACGTCGTGCCGTCGCCGTCGGACCCGCCGGAGCGGGTCGTCGAGGACCAGCGCGCCAACCGCGAGGCGCTGCGCCGGTGGCTGCCGTGA
- a CDS encoding sigma-70 family RNA polymerase sigma factor, which translates to MAAAPKATSAATPRRRQARSEGEPDLVGRYLAHLGSTPLLTAAEEVELAKRIETGVYAEQLLAGAAPAKRKLTPSYRAQLEVLVRDGEAARDHMIRANLRLVVSVARKLSGRGLPFLDVIQEGNLGLIRAVEKFDYAKGFKFSTYATWWIRQAIQRGLAEQTRTVRLPVHVSETVAKLHRIDRDLQRLLGRDPTVEEVAEEAGLPVEKVVELRRVSRDPLSLDTPIGDDGESSIGELIEDDDAVQASDLVERRALSEQLRNVLDSLPTREAKIIGMRYGLVDGHEHTLQDVADEVGVSRERVRQLEKHALMLLRDPRRNESLMAWAS; encoded by the coding sequence ATGGCAGCTGCACCCAAGGCCACCAGCGCGGCCACGCCGCGGCGCCGTCAGGCGCGTTCCGAGGGCGAGCCCGACCTGGTCGGCCGCTACCTCGCCCACCTCGGTTCCACGCCACTGCTCACGGCGGCCGAAGAGGTCGAGTTGGCCAAGCGCATCGAGACCGGTGTCTACGCCGAGCAGCTGCTGGCCGGTGCCGCCCCCGCCAAGCGCAAGCTGACGCCGTCGTACCGCGCCCAGCTCGAGGTGCTGGTCCGCGACGGCGAGGCCGCCCGCGACCACATGATCCGGGCCAACCTCCGGCTCGTCGTTTCGGTGGCGCGCAAGCTGTCCGGCCGCGGGCTGCCGTTCCTCGACGTCATCCAGGAGGGCAACCTCGGCCTCATCCGCGCCGTCGAGAAGTTCGACTACGCCAAGGGCTTCAAGTTCTCCACCTACGCCACGTGGTGGATCCGCCAGGCCATCCAGCGCGGCCTGGCCGAGCAGACCCGCACCGTCCGGCTGCCCGTGCACGTGTCCGAGACGGTGGCCAAGCTGCACCGCATCGACCGCGACCTGCAGCGGCTGCTGGGCCGCGACCCCACGGTCGAGGAGGTCGCCGAAGAGGCCGGCCTGCCGGTCGAGAAGGTCGTCGAACTGCGCCGGGTCTCCCGCGACCCGCTCAGCCTCGACACCCCCATCGGCGACGACGGCGAGTCCAGCATCGGCGAGCTCATCGAGGACGACGACGCCGTCCAGGCGTCGGACCTGGTCGAGCGGCGGGCGCTCAGCGAGCAGCTGCGCAACGTCCTCGACTCCCTGCCCACGCGCGAGGCCAAGATCATCGGCATGCGCTACGGCCTGGTCGACGGCCACGAGCACACCCTCCAGGACGTCGCCGACGAGGTCGGTGTGTCCCGCGAGCGGGTCCGCCAGCTCGAGAAGCACGCGCTCATGCTGCTGCGCGACCCCCGCCGCAACGAGTCCCTCATGGCCTGGGCCAGCTGA